In Leptolyngbya sp. O-77, the genomic window CCACCTGCTCAGGGGCGGGCTGCACTGGGGCAACGGTTCGGCCGCGTAAAGAAGCCGTGCGGCGTGGCGATCGCCCCATCGGTTGTCGCTGAGTCCTGCGGCGCGGCGTACTTACCAGAGGAGGTACAGGATTTGGCGCAGGCGCGGCGGATAGCCGAAAGGACTGATCCCAGCGGATATCGGCAGACCCCATGACGCGCCCCAGCACGCGCACCCCCTCAATCAAATGAGAATTGAGCCGGACGAGGCGGCTGCAAATGAAGCGATTGAGGCGATCGCGCTCTGGCTCTCGGAAAAACTCCACCATCACCAGCAGCCAGCCGGGCCGATCCAGCGCGACACGGGCATAGATATTTTGCGGCACAAGGTAGGTGTTCAACCAGTAGGCGATCGCCCGAAAATCTCCGGCCCGCGCCAGTTGCAATACAGACGGTTGAGAGAAGGTATCCAAGTCCATAGCCATTTCAAAACATCTTTGAAGGTTCAACCAAATAACCGCCCGCCGCGCCGACCGAAGCCCGGTTTAGCAGATCGCTTGTCTCATCGAACAAGAGTACCCACAGTGTATCGAAAGAAGCGGAAACTTAACGAATTTTGTCTGTGATCAATATCACCCATAGTCTGCGTTTAGCATCACGGGTTAGGAGCGATCGCCGTCAAGCCAGGAAATACGGAAGTCCCTAACAATTAGATACTTAGACTAGGTTTTTCAGTTTCTAAAGACTTTGGTGAAACGCACCCATCATGCACCAGTACAGTTGCGCTTAGACCCATTGCTTAGATAGGTCTTTCAGATGGGTCGCTTGGGTCGTTGCGCTCAAGCCATTGTCAAATTTCACCTCAGGTTGCGCTCAGAGTTCCTGCCCAAGTCCCCCAATTCAGCCACAGAAAACTCGTTATGTCTAACCGTGGTTCTATGATTGATCGGCTCGTTCGCTCGGCGCTCCAGACGGGCTGCCTCAGCGTCGAATCCGAAGGTTTGATTCGCCAGATCCTTAACACCCAGTTGCAGAGCGAGGTAGACCTGAAAGCGCTGCAACTGCTCCATAGCGCTGTGCAGCAGGGACGAGTGCAGCGGGAAGCGCCGGAATCCGTTGCGCCACCGGGGCTGTAGCGATCGCCCATCCAGTTTTGGCAGACTCTTGGCGCTGATTCCAGGGCAGTTTTAGCGCGAGCGATACGCCGTGCCCTGGTGTTTGCGTCTAGAATCTGCGGTAGGTTTTAGCTGCGATCGCCCCAATGTCCATCATGCCCGACCCCAATTCACCACCGCGCCCGCCAGAGCATCCTCTATCTTCCGATGCCGCTGCCGACTTGACGGTTTCCCTCTCTTCTGCTGCCAGCAGCGACGAAGACGAGGTGGCAAAGCTCCCCCGCACGGTCACACGGCTGGCTAGTCCTAGAAATCGCGGGCTAATCACGGTTGATCGGGGCAATCAATACGCCCCCATGCGGGCTGAAGAGTTAGAAGCGCTGCCCGCCGGCCAGCAAAAGCCCATGCTGCTGGCGCTGGGCGTGGCAATCGCCGTAACGCTGGTGGGACTGGCGTTTAATCTGGGCTGGCTGGGCATTGTTGGGTCGCTAGTGGCGCTGCTGCTATCGGTGCAGGTGGTTTGGGAAGATCTCTATGCGGCCTTTCGAGAAGTGCTGTCGGCTCGACAGCAGGTGTTGGCGATCGCCCTAGTGGGGCTGAGTGTTGGGCTGGTTGGGCTGGTGCGGTTTAGCCCTCTGGGAACCTGGATGAGTGCCTGGGCGGCACAGCTGGATTGGGATGCCGTGGGTGCGCTGGGCGAGGTCTTTGGGGCAATCGGGCAGATCTTAATCGCCGTGATTGCGGTCTATGTGGCCTGGCGGCAATATGTGATTTCCAAAGACCTGACGATTCAGCAAAACCTGATTACCCAGCAGCAGACCATCGATTCTTACTTTCAGGGCATTTCTGAACTGGTGCTGGACTCCGAGGGGTTGCTAGAAGATTGGCCCCAAGAACGGGCGATCGCCGCTGGACGCACCGCCGCGATTCTCAGCAGCGTCGATGCGGGTGGCAAAGCCAAGGTGATTCGGTTTCTGTCGCGATCGCGCCTGTTGACCCCGTTAAAGCGCGATCGCCTACTGGGACGCGCCATCCTGGACGGGGTGGGCGGCTACGAAGAAGACCGCACCTTTGGCGTGCGCGTGATTGATTTGGGGGTGATGCTGGCGGGTGCGAACCTGGCGGGCACTGACCTGCGCTGGACCGATCTCAGCGACGCAAATCTAATCCGCGCCAACCTCAGCGATTGTGACCTAGTGAAGGCAAACTTTTCCCGAACCATTCTCTGCGAAGCGAGTTTGGCAGGAGCAGACTTGCAAAGCGCCCGCTTCTTCTACGGTTCCGCCAAAACTGCCACCCCCCGCAGCCGCACGCACCCACCCGACTACGCCACAGGAGCCTACACGGGTGCAGTGATCGAAGATGCCGATTTCACCAACGCCACCCGCATGTCTGAGGAATTGCGGTGGTATTGCTGCGCCTGGGGCGGCGAAAAAACCCGTGCTACGATTCCCGGCGGCTGCGAAGGGATTCCCAATCTGCTGGATGCGTCCCGCTAGCAGCAGGGAGACTGAAACCGGGGCGATCGCCCTCCGCGTTCAAGCGGCAGATTTTTTGAGGCTCCAGATTTTTTGAGGAGATCTTCACCTCCCTGCTTCCCTGCTAAAATAGCAAGGCGTCAATACGAATGATGCCCATCGGGGGAGTTAGCTCAGTTGGTAGAGCGCTGCGATCGCACCGCAGAGGCCAGGGATTCGAGTTCCCTACTCTCCATTTCCAAAACACACTTCCAGGGCTGTTTTCCAAAACCTTTTCCAGGGCCTTCATCGGCTAATTGGGAGCTTTTTTGTAGGAGTTAGAGGGGTTTAGCGGGCGATCGCCCCCTGCCTTGGGGTTGCCTGGTTCGTGCTGCCTTCCCTTGCGCTTTGTCACCAAGATATTGAGCAATGTAAACCGATTTCAACTTTGGTAAAAGGGCTTCCAAATCTAAATAGGTTAGTGTTAGTTTAAATGCAGGCACAAATCTGGTTAAGAACCCAGAAAAACCAAGTCTTTTGGAGATGAGCGTTGTGCCTCCGGCTTAATCTCCGGCATCACACTCGATGCGATTAGTCTTTACATCCTATGGTCAGAGCGAGTCGTACATTTCAAGTTGCTAGACCGCTATCTACAGTCCGAAGGTCAGCAGCAAGTCAATGTCACTCCATAGCTTCAACACCTTCTATAGAGGTTGGATGAAAGGCTAATAGGCAAGAGCTTTGTGATGGCTTCTGGTCAACCCTTAGTAAATCGAACTGAGCTTCACTGACAACTACTTCGTATAGTTTTCAACTAGTGGCTGATGCTGTTCAGCTAGGAGAGTTCATTCAGTTTTGATCCGATCAATTTGATTGATCGAGATTAGGTTCAAATCGAGTTCAAGTTCAATTGGAACCGTTCAATTTGGTTCAGTGTTCAAGTTAAGTTGAATCCAGAAAAAGGGGGCTAGTCGCAAATGTCTAGTCCCCTTTTACATGTTTTGATATTTGCTATTTTTATATCTGCTCGGTGGCGATCGCTGCGTCCCTAAGTAACCCGAGTCGAGGCTACCTTCATCAAGGCTGGATTCGCAAAGGCTACATTCGCAGCGATCGCCCCTTAGCTCCCTGACGAGATCAATCCCAAGTTCGCCAGCAGAGTCGATACCTTATCCACCAGCGAATCTGCCTGCACCCACACCGACACCGACCCACCGTTGCAGCGAAACTCGCCCCAGCCATCCGCATTTGTCTGCACTGGCTCTTTCACATGTTCAGTAATGTCGTAAAACACGGCATTGGGCTTGCCCACTTCCATCCATTTGCTGCCACTTGGGCCATCGCTCATGATTACGGCCAAGGCGCGGGGATGCGCTTCATTGCCTAGACGAGTCCAGCCGATTACGTCTTCATGGTCAAAGTAGGTATACTGCTCGCCGTAGGCAAAGTGCTTGCGGGCAAACAGCAGCTTATCCAGGATGTCCTTGTGGCAATCCATCCAGATTTCATACTCGCTGCCATCGCGCCCTTTGTCTTTGTAATGGGCACCGTAGTAATCAGCATAAAACACGCAGGGATAGCCCTCTGCCCGCAGCAAGATCAGCGCGTAGGCCAGCGGCTTGAACCAGTTTTCAACAGGAGATTCTAGCGCCTGGAGTGGCTGCGTATCGTGATTGTCTACAAAGGTAGCAGCCAGCAGCGGCACCTGCTGCATTAGGGTGTTGTCCAAGATTTTCCGCATGTCATAATAGCCGCCTGCCTTGCTCGCTTCATAGAAGTTGTAGTGCAGCGGCACGTCAAACAGCGACAGCCGACCTTCGGTATTGGCGAGATACCAGTGCAGTGTGCCCAAGTCTTTGGTCCAATATTCACCCACGGCAAAGAGGCTGCGTTTGGCGTAGGCTTCGAGATGATCCAGCCAGTCGTTGAAAAAGTCGCCGTGGATATGTTTGATTGCGTCTAGGCGGAAGCCGTCTACGCCTATGGTGTCCAGCGTCCACTCACCCCAATACTTGAGTTCGCCGCGCACTTCTGGATGGGTCATGTCCAGGTCGCAACCCATGAGATAGTCGTAGTTGCCGTGGGCTAGCTCTACTTTGTCTTGGAAATTTTTGTCCTTAAAGCGATAGATCTGATAGCGCCCTGGCTGATACATATTGTGATCCACCGAGTCAAAGTGCCACCAGCGCCACTTCATGCTGGAGTATTTGTCGCCCCGACCGGGAAAGTCGAACTGTGTCCAAACTTTGATTTTTTCAACACCGCCGACGGCCGCCAGGCGGTTGTCGGAATCTACAGGCACGGCTTCTACTTCTTCTTCTGCATCGCCGCCCATTTTGTGGTTAAACACGACATCGGCGTAGATTTGTAGTCCGGCCT contains:
- a CDS encoding pentapeptide repeat-containing protein, with protein sequence MSIMPDPNSPPRPPEHPLSSDAAADLTVSLSSAASSDEDEVAKLPRTVTRLASPRNRGLITVDRGNQYAPMRAEELEALPAGQQKPMLLALGVAIAVTLVGLAFNLGWLGIVGSLVALLLSVQVVWEDLYAAFREVLSARQQVLAIALVGLSVGLVGLVRFSPLGTWMSAWAAQLDWDAVGALGEVFGAIGQILIAVIAVYVAWRQYVISKDLTIQQNLITQQQTIDSYFQGISELVLDSEGLLEDWPQERAIAAGRTAAILSSVDAGGKAKVIRFLSRSRLLTPLKRDRLLGRAILDGVGGYEEDRTFGVRVIDLGVMLAGANLAGTDLRWTDLSDANLIRANLSDCDLVKANFSRTILCEASLAGADLQSARFFYGSAKTATPRSRTHPPDYATGAYTGAVIEDADFTNATRMSEELRWYCCAWGGEKTRATIPGGCEGIPNLLDASR
- a CDS encoding alpha-amylase; translated protein: MSNNTFQQLRERFKSLGTQLSKEILEEAKRSVIDWLNQNAAELSHNNPSTEYNGVFMQYFHWYLPPDGTLWKTLQQDAGAIAKAGFTALWLPPAYKANGGIYDVGYGVYDLFDLGEFDQKGTVRTKYGTKDEYLTAVKAAKEAGLQIYADVVFNHKMGGDAEEEVEAVPVDSDNRLAAVGGVEKIKVWTQFDFPGRGDKYSSMKWRWWHFDSVDHNMYQPGRYQIYRFKDKNFQDKVELAHGNYDYLMGCDLDMTHPEVRGELKYWGEWTLDTIGVDGFRLDAIKHIHGDFFNDWLDHLEAYAKRSLFAVGEYWTKDLGTLHWYLANTEGRLSLFDVPLHYNFYEASKAGGYYDMRKILDNTLMQQVPLLAATFVDNHDTQPLQALESPVENWFKPLAYALILLRAEGYPCVFYADYYGAHYKDKGRDGSEYEIWMDCHKDILDKLLFARKHFAYGEQYTYFDHEDVIGWTRLGNEAHPRALAVIMSDGPSGSKWMEVGKPNAVFYDITEHVKEPVQTNADGWGEFRCNGGSVSVWVQADSLVDKVSTLLANLGLISSGS